GCGTTCCGGGCGGCGGCCGTCACGCTCGGCACGGCCAACGGCTGCGACGGCACCGGCGGCGGTACGGAGGCGGCCTGGCCCGGCGGTTCCACGGTCGCCACGGCGGACGCGGCGAACGTCTTCGGCGGCGACCTCAGCGGCCTCCACCAGGACGGCGACGTCCTCTGGGCCGCGCAGAACAGCGGCAGGCTGTGGCGCCTCGTCCGGGACGGCTCCGGTGGCTGGACCCCCGACACGTCCGCCGGCTGGACCTCCGGCAAGACCGTGCGCTTCCCCGGCGGTTCCGGCGCTCCCGACGCCGAGGGCGTGACGGTCACCGGGGCGGGCGCCGCCGCCGGCGTGTACGTCGCGAGCGAGCGGAACGGCGACGCCTCCGGCACCAGCCGGCTCTCCGTGCTCCGGTACGACGTCTCCGGCACGGGCTCCAGCCTGACCGCCGTCCGCGAGTGGAACCTCACCGCGAGCCTGCCGGCGACCGGTTCCAACCTCGGCTTCGAGGGCATCGCCTGGGTCCCCGACACGGCCCTCACCGCCGCCGGCTTCAAGGACGCCGCCACGGGCGCCCCCTACGACCCGGCCGGGTACGGAGCCCACGGCGGCGGCGTCTTCTTCGTCGGCGTCGAGGGGACCGGCGCCGTCCACGGGTACGTCCTCCAGGACGGCGGCGCCTTCACGCGCGTCGCCACGGTCGCCACCGGCCTGGAGGGTGTCATGGAGCTCCAGTGGGAGCCGCAGGCGTCCCGGCTGTGGGCCGTCTGCGACAACACCTGCGGCGGCCGGCACCGCACACTGAAGGTCGACGCCACCGGCGCGTTCGCCGTCAGCGCCACGTACGCGCGCCCGGCCGGCATGCCCGACTACAACAACGAGGGCTTCGCGCTCGCCGGCGCCGCCGAGTGCGTGGCCGGCGGCAAGCCCGTCTACTGGTCCGACGACTCCAACACCGGCGGCCACGCCCTGCGCAGGGGCACCGTCAGCTGCTGACCGAGGCCCGGGGCTCCCGCCGCGCGGTCACGACCGCTTGGCGGGGGCCTTGCCGGGCTTGGCGGACTTGCCGGGCTTGGCGGGCTTGGCCGTGGCCCTCGTCGCCGAAGGCTTCTTGGCCGGGCCCTTCTCGGCGCCGTTCCCGGGGGCGTTCTTCGCCGCCTTCCCGGCCGGCGCCGCCTGCTCGGCCGACGGGGCCTTCTCGGCTGCCGCCTTCTTCGCGGTCGCCTTCTTCGCGGTCGCCTTCTTGGCCGCCACCTTCTTCGCGGAAGGCTTCTCGTCAGGCGCCTTCCGCGCGACCTTCTTCGCGGCCTTCTTCGCCGCCTTCTTGGCCACGGCCTTCGTCACCGCCGGCTTCGCCACCACCGGCTTCCCGGCGGAGGACTTCTTCCCCGCGGCTCCGGCGACCGGCCACTTGAGCTCCACCTCCAGCTCGACCTCCCCGCCCTCCACCGACAGCTCGATCTCGCCGCGGAGCTCGTCCGGGATCCGGAGGTTCAGCACGCCCCCGCTCAGTTCGAGTTCGGCCTCCCCGCCCGCCCTGAGCGCGTCGGCCAGGGCGGTCAGCTGGTCGGCGGCCTCCTGCCGGGAGAGCGACCGCTTGCGCTCGAACTTGAAGTCCTTCATGACGACCTCCGGTCATCGCACGATCTCGTACAGACCGGACAATACTATTGATCTTGGTCGGCAACTCGGTGGTCGCGGGCGCGATCGCGGCGGGCGTCGTCGGCGCGGTGGTGGCGGTGCCCCTGGTGTCGGTGGTGTGGTCGGTGCACACGGCGCCGCGGCGGGAGGCCCGGGGCCGTACGCGGGAGACGCCGGCCCGTTGGGTGGCGCGGGGCCGACCGGGTGACGGCCCGGCACCCGCGCCCTCTCAGAGGGCGTCCGGGAGCGGCTCGCGGGACGCGTGCCAGGCCGCGGGGAGGGCGGCCACACCCGTGCGGGCGGCGATCACGCCGCCCGCGATGGCGCAGGTGGTGTCGATGTCGCCGCGTCCGGCGACCGTGGTCCAGAGGCCCTCGTGGAGGTCGTCGAGGTGGCCGGCCGCGCACCAGAGGGCGTAGGGGACGGTGTCGGGGCCCGACATGCGGTAGCCGGAGCCGAGGACTTCGGCGGCGTGCCGGACGGAGGTGTGCGCGGGCATGCGGGCTGCGATCCGGACGCCGGAGCGGACGTCGCTCTCCGGGAGGTGCGCGGCGACGGCGTGGAGGAGGTCGGGGCGCGTCGGGGCGGGGCCGCCGCGGCTGCGGGTCGCCAGTGCGGCGGCGAGGGCGACGGCCACGGCTCCGGCGACCGCCTCGGGGTGGTGGTGGGAGACGACGGCCTGCCGGGCCGCCTGTTCGGCGGCGGTGTCGAGGTCGGCGGCGTGCCAGGCGCCGAGCGGGGCGACCCGCATGGCGGCGCCGTTGCCCCACGATCCCTGTCCGTCGAACTGGCCGGCGACGACCTCGCGCCAGGGCTCGCCGGCGCCGATCCTGCGCAGGACGTCGTGCATGGAGGCGCCGTAGCCCCGGTGCGTGTCACCGGCGTAGGCGGCGGCGAGGGCGTGGGCGAGGCGGTCCTGGTCGACGGTGCCGTCGCCGTCGGCGAGTTCCCGTACGAGGACGAGCGCCTGCGCGGTGTCGTCGCTCCAGCGCCACTGCTCCTCGGACGGCAGCGTGCGCGCCCGGAGCGGTGCGTCGCCGTCCCGGCGGAGGATCCGGAACCAGCGGTCGCCGAAGGCGTCGCCGAAGGCGAGCCCGTGCAGCGCGTCCCGAACGGCGGTCGGTGTCTCGGTCATCGGAGCAGTAGACCAGGGGGGAGGCCGCTCGGGCACCTGGTTTCGGCGCCGGGGCCGGTGCGGGCTACAGCGTCTCTCCGGCGGAGTCGACGAGGCGGCGGCGGGCCGTGCGGACCGCCGGCGGCAGGGCGGCGAGGGCTCCGGTGGCGGTGACGGCGAGGACCAGGGCGGCGAGGACGGCCGGGTCGGGCAGGCGGGCGACGCCGGCGCCGAGGCCGGTCGCCGCGGCTTCGGCGTCGACGAGGCGGTGGCCGAGGGCCGCGCCCGCGGCCGTGCCGAGGAGGGCGGCGGCCAGGGTGGTGAGGGCGGCGGAGGTGACGACGACGGCGCCGATCTGGCGGGGGGTCAGGCCGATGGCCCGGAGGGCGAGCAGGTCGCGGACCCGGTCGCGTACGCCGGTGCCGATCAGGGTGAGCAGTTCGACGAGGGCGATCAGGGCGAGGACCGCGACGAGCGCGGCGAGGACGCCTCGGGGGGCTCCCTCGCCGTCCGCCGGGTCGGCGGTGCCGCGGACCTCGACGCGGGCGCCGGCGGCCGCGGGGACGGCGGCGGCGACCGCCCGGGGGTCGGCGTCCGGGCGCAGGACGAGGGCGTGGAAGGCGGGGCGCAGGCCGGGGGCGCCGTCGCGGAGGGTGTCGAGGGTGGTGGAGACGACCCGGCCGCCGTGGTCGGGTTCGATGCTGCGGCCGACCAGGTGGAGGATCTGCGGGCGGCCCTCGACGGTCATCCGGACCCACTCCCCCACCCGTACGCCGAGCAGGTCGAGGAGGCCTTGGCCGGCGACGGCCTCGTCGGGGCCGTCGGGGGCGCGGCCCTCGACGACGGTGTGGGGGTAGGGCGCCGCGCGGGTGCCGAGGCCGCGCAGGGTGAGGGTGCCGGTCTGACCGGGGACGAGGGCGGTGAACTCGGCGCCCGGGACGGCGTCGGCGACGCCGGGGACGGCCTCCAGGGCGGCCGTGAGGCCGTCGCCGGTCGGCGGCTGTTCGGTGCGTACGGTGAGGGCGGCGGCCCGGCCGACGCGGGCGGGGTCGGTACGGAACTGGCCGAGGGTCGTCCAGGCGACGAGGGCCACGGTGATCAGGGCGAGCGGGAGGGCGAGCCGGGCCGTGGCGCCGAGGGCCCGGGTCCGGCCGGGTGCGGTGAAGGCGGAGCGCCAGCCGAGGACGAGGACCGGGGAGAGGCGGAGTCCGAGGGCGCGGCGGCCGAGCGCGGAGAGCGGGCGGGCGGCCGGGTGGCCCGAGCGGGCCGCGGGCACCGGGGGGACGCGGCCGGCCCGCCAGGCGGCGAGGGCGGTGGCGGCGGCGATGAGGAGGACGGCGGCGACGGGGACGCCGACGACGGCGGCGCGGTGGCCGGGCATGCGGGGCCAGAGGGCGACGGCGTCGCCGATCCGGCCGGGGGTCCACCGCCCGAGGGTGAGGGTGGCGGCGGTGCCGAGTGCCGCGCCGGCGACGGCGAAGCCGCAGTGCTGGAGGAGGAAGCCGCGGACGACCTGCCCGGGGGTGAAGCCGACGGCCTTGAGGACGGCGATGTCGCCGGCCTGTCCCCGGACGCGGGCCCGGACCGCCCCGGCGACGGCGACGGCCGCGGCGAGGAGGGCGGCGAGGCCGAAGGCGGCGAAGATCTGGCCGAGGAGCCGGTCGTCGCCCCCGATGTCCGCCTTGGCCTGCTGCCATTTGGTGACCTGGTCGATGCGGGCCGCGCCGAGGAGGGTGACGGCGCGCTGGACGGCGTAGTCGGTGTCGTCGGGGTCCTTGAGGCGGAGGCCGGCGGTCTGTCCGGTGGTGGCGGGGTCGAGGCGGTCGAGGGTGCCGGGGAGGATCCAGCCGATGCCGTTGCCCTGGCCGGCCCGGTAGCGCGGCTCGGCGGTCTCGGCGACGCCGGCGACGCGCAGGGTGCGGGTGGTGGGGCCGTGCCGGCCGGTGAGGGTCACGGTGACGGTCTCGCCGGGTTCGGCCCACAGGGTCCGGGCGAGGGTGCGTTCCAGGACGATCTGGTCGGCCGGGGCGCCGGCGGTGAGCCAGTGGCCGGCGGTGAGGAGGGGGCGGCCCGTGTCGGGCGGGCTGGTTCCGGTGGCGCGCAGGACGACGCCGGCGCGGGTGCCGCCGGTCTCCAGGGCGGCGGTGGCGGTGCGGAAGGGGCCGGAGACGGCGGCGACCTCGTCGAGGGCGGCGAGCGGGGCGAGGTCGGCCGGGTCGAATCCGTGCCCGTCGTCGCGGCCGTGGATCCAGACGTGGCTGCCCCGGGACTGGTTGAAGAGCCGCTGCCAGGGGTTGACGGCGTAGCTGAGGAGGGCGGCGGAGAGGAGCAGGGAGACGATGACGCCGGCGCTGGCGAGGACGGCGAAGAGGGCTTCGCCCCGGTGGGTGCGGAGGTCGGAATGGACCCATCGCCAGGTCGCCCGCATGTCGCCGTCCCTTCCTCGTCGCCTCGGCTCCCCTTCTCGCGGTCAGTCCTCCAGGTCGAGTACTCCGGTCACCCCCGGGCGGGCGGGGGCGGGGTCGCCGAGGGGGGCGTCGTCGGCGATCCGGCCGTCGAAGAAGCTGATGACGCGGTCGGCGGCGCTCGCCATCCGGGCGTCGTGGGTGACCATGAGGATGGTCTGGCCGCGGGCGTGGAAGCGGGCGAGGAGGCGCAGGACGTCCCGGGTGCCCTTGCTGTCGAGGCTGCCGGCCGGTTCGTCGGCGAGCAGCAGGGCGGGCTGGTTGACGAGGGCGCGGGCGAGGGCGACCCGCTGCTGTTCGCCGCCGGACAGGGCGGCGGGGAGGGCGTTCTCGCGGCCCTGGAGACCGAGTTCGGCGAGGAGTTCGGCGCGGCTCGCGCGGGCGGCGCGGGGGGTGGCGCCGGCGAGGAGGGCGGGCAGCTCGACGTTGTCGGCGACGGTGAGATGGGAGACCAGGTTGAAGAACTGGAAGACGACGCCGACGCTGCGGCGGCGCAGGACGGCCCAGCGTGCCTCGCCGTACGCGTCGACGCGTTCGCCGCCGATCCAGAGGCGGCCGGTGTCGGGGCGTTCGAGGCCGCCGACGAGGTGGAGGAGGGTGGACTTGCCGGCGCCGGAGGGGCCGGTGACGGCGACGAACTCGCCTTCCCGGACGGTGAGGTCGACGCCGCGGACGGCGTGGACGGGGGCGCGGTCGCCGCGGTGGGTCTTGGTCAGGCCCTCCGCGTGCACGATCGACCCCGGCGGGGCACCGGGCCCTCCGGTCATTCGAGCTCCTCCTGACAGCGCTCCAGCCAGTCGAGGTCGGCCTGGAGGTGCAGCATCGCGCCCTCGATGAGGAGCTGGGCGATCTTGTTGTCCCGGTCCTCGCCGGCGGCGAGCCGGGAGAGGCTGCGCATGGTGTTGAGGTGCTGCCGCCGCTGCCGGTTGATCAGGGCGATGGGGTCGGCGAGTCCGGAGAGGGGGGCGAGGGCGAGTTTCATGAAGAATCCGTCGCGCACCCGGGGTTCGTCGGTGGTGTCCTCGAACCACGCGGCGACGGCCTCCCGTCCGGCGTCGGTCAGGCGGTAGATCCGCTTGTTCGGGCGGCCCGTCTGCTCGACGTCCTCGCCCTCGATGAGTCCGCTCTTCTCCAGTCGGCCGAGGGTCACGTAGACCTGGCCGACGTTGGGCTGAGGGTAGGCGGAGCCGAGGAGTTGTTCAAGACCCTGCTTGAGCTCGTAGCCGTGGGCGGGGCCCCGGGTGAGCAGTGCCAGCAGCTGCTGCCGCACGCGCTCCCCCTTCTGTGTCGTGCGCCGTTCCCGGCCCGGTGGTGGTGGCCCGGGGCCGGTGGACCGGCGGTCGCCGGGTCCGCCGGACCAGTATCACCGATGCGGCGCGCCGTGGGTCTGCCACGATGGACCGTCGCGTGCGGCACCACGTCCGGGAGGAACGCATGGGGTGGGTACGGTCCGTGGCGAGGGGCGTGCTGGCGGTGGCGGTGCTGCTGGCGGGGTGTGCCGGAGGCGCGCCGCCGTCCGGGGCGGGGCCGTCCGGGGGGCGGGGCGCGCTGACGTTCGTGACGGCGGGCGATCTCACGGACTATCTGGGTCCGTTGGTGGCGGAGTGGAACGCGCGGCGGCCGGCGGAGCGGGTGACGCTGGTGGAGCTGCCGGACTCCGCGGACGAGACGCGGGCGCAGATGCTGAGTGAACTCCGCTCGGGCAGCAGCCGGTTCGACGTGCTGAACATCGATGTGGCGTGGACGTCGGAGTTCGCGGCGGCGGGGCTGGTCGCGCCGCTGGAGCGGGAGCGTTTCGACCTGGCGGCGTTCCTGCCTCCGGTGGTGGAGACGGCGACGTTCCGGGGGCGGCTGTACGCGGTGCCGTACGTGACCAACGCCGGGTTGCTGTACTACCGCAAGGACGTGCTGGACGCGGCGGGCGAGCGGCCGCCGCGGACGTGGGCGGAGCTGGCGCGGCTGGCGCGGACGCTGGCGCCGCGGCACGGACTCGGCGGCTACGCGGGCCAGTTCCTGCCGTACGAGGGGCTGACGGTGAACGTGACGGAGGCGATCCAGTCGGCGGGCGGGACGGTGCTGCGGGAGGAGGGCGCGCGGGTCGGGGTGGACTCGGACGCGGCGCGGGCGGCGCTGACCTTCCTGGCCGACGGGGTGCGGGAGGGGTGGATCCCGCGGGAGGCGCTGCGGTTCACGGAGGAGGAGTCCAGGTCGGCGTTCGAGGAGGGGCGGCTGCTGTTCCTGCGGAACTGGCCGTATGTGTACGCGGACGCGGGGCGGCCGGGCTCGAAGGTGGCGGGGCGGTTCGAGGCGGCGCCGCTGCCGGGGCCGTACGGGCCGGGGACGAGCGTGCTCGGCGGCTCGAACCTGGCGGTGTCGGCCCGGTCGCGCCATCCGGCGACGGCCGCCGACTTCCTCGCGTATCTGACGAGCGAGCGGGTGCAGCGGCAGGTGCTGACGCGCGGGTCGCTGCCGCCGGTGCGGGCCTCGCTGTACACGGATCCTGAGCTGGTGGCGGCCCACCCGTATCTGCCGATCCTGCGGGAGAGCGTGCTGGCGGCGGTGCCGCGGCCGAAGAGCGCGCGGTACGACCAGGTGAGCCTGGCGGTGCAGGCGGTCGCGCAGGACGTGCTGGCGCTGCGGACCTCGCCGGAGGAGGGGGTGCGGCGGCTGACACGGGAGCTGGCCGCGATCCCTCCCCTGCCTGCACGTTAGGTAGTGGTCGCCTCAAGTCTCCTTCGTTACTGGGCTGTTGGCCCCTGCCCGTTGACATGGTTTCGTCATAGGTACTTAACATGAAAGTACCGAAGCGAAGGAAGGACGACCATGCGACGACCCTCCCTCACCACCCTCCGCGCCGCCGGCGCGCTCTCCGCCACCCTCGCCCTCGCGCTCACCGCCACCGCCTGCGGCAGCACCGACGACAGCGCGTCCGGCGGCGAACTCAGCGGCACGACCGTCACGGTCGCCGGCGTCTGGACCGGCAGCGAACAGAAGAACTTCAAGAAGGTCCTCGACGCGTTCGGCGCGAAGACCGGCGCCAAGACCGTCTTCGTCCCCTCCGGCGACAACGTCTCCACCTTCGTCGGCAGCAAGATCGAGGGCGGCAACGCCCCCGACGTCGTCCTCGTCCCCCAGGTCGGCGTCCTCCAGCAGTTCGCCGAGGCCGGCTGGCTCAAGCCGCTGTCGGAGAAGGCCGCATCGACCGCCGCGGGCAACCTCGCACCGGTCTGGAAGAACTACGGCACGGTCGACGGCACCTTCTACGGCCTCTACTTCAAGGCCGCCCACAAGTCGACCGTCTGGTACGCCCCCGACGCGCTGGAACAGGCCGGGGTGACCGAGCCGAAGAGCTGGGAGGAACTCCTCGCGGCCGGCCGGACGCTCGCCGACTCCGGCAGGCCCGCCTTCGCCGTCGCCGGCGAGGACGGCTGGACCCTCACCGACTGGTTCGAGAACGTCTACCTCTCGCAGGCCGGACCGGAGAAGTACGACCGGCTGGCCCGCCACGAGCTGAAGTGGACCGACCCCAGCGTCGTCACCGCCCTCACCACCCTCGCCGAGGTCTTCAAGGACGAGCGGCTGGTCGCGGGTGGCGCGGCCGAGGCGCTCCGCACCGACTTCCCCGGCTCCGTGGAGAAGGTCTTCGGCCCCGAGCCCAAGGCCGCCCTGGTCTACGAGGGCGACTTCGTCGGGGGCGTCGCCAAGGACGAGTTCGGCCGGAAGCCCGGCGAGGACGCGAAGTTCTTCCCCTTCCCGCCGGTCGGCTCCGGCAAGGCGCCCGTCGTCAGCGGCGGCGACGCCGCCGTCGTCCTCAAGGACGCGAAGAACGCCGACGCCGGCATGCGCTTCCTGGAGTACCTGGCCACCCCGGAGGCGGCCGCCGTGTGGGCCGGCGCCGGCGGCTTCCTCTCCCCCAACAAGGACGTGAAGCCGGAGGCGTACGCCGACGACACCGCCCGCGCCACCGCCGCCTCGCTCGTCGCCGCCGGGGACGACGTCCGCTTCGACATGTCCGACCAGGCACCCGCCGCCTTCGGCGGCACCAAGGGCGCCGGCG
The Streptomyces roseofulvus genome window above contains:
- a CDS encoding PadR family transcriptional regulator, whose amino-acid sequence is MRQQLLALLTRGPAHGYELKQGLEQLLGSAYPQPNVGQVYVTLGRLEKSGLIEGEDVEQTGRPNKRIYRLTDAGREAVAAWFEDTTDEPRVRDGFFMKLALAPLSGLADPIALINRQRRQHLNTMRSLSRLAAGEDRDNKIAQLLIEGAMLHLQADLDWLERCQEELE
- a CDS encoding FtsX-like permease family protein; this encodes MRATWRWVHSDLRTHRGEALFAVLASAGVIVSLLLSAALLSYAVNPWQRLFNQSRGSHVWIHGRDDGHGFDPADLAPLAALDEVAAVSGPFRTATAALETGGTRAGVVLRATGTSPPDTGRPLLTAGHWLTAGAPADQIVLERTLARTLWAEPGETVTVTLTGRHGPTTRTLRVAGVAETAEPRYRAGQGNGIGWILPGTLDRLDPATTGQTAGLRLKDPDDTDYAVQRAVTLLGAARIDQVTKWQQAKADIGGDDRLLGQIFAAFGLAALLAAAVAVAGAVRARVRGQAGDIAVLKAVGFTPGQVVRGFLLQHCGFAVAGAALGTAATLTLGRWTPGRIGDAVALWPRMPGHRAAVVGVPVAAVLLIAAATALAAWRAGRVPPVPAARSGHPAARPLSALGRRALGLRLSPVLVLGWRSAFTAPGRTRALGATARLALPLALITVALVAWTTLGQFRTDPARVGRAAALTVRTEQPPTGDGLTAALEAVPGVADAVPGAEFTALVPGQTGTLTLRGLGTRAAPYPHTVVEGRAPDGPDEAVAGQGLLDLLGVRVGEWVRMTVEGRPQILHLVGRSIEPDHGGRVVSTTLDTLRDGAPGLRPAFHALVLRPDADPRAVAAAVPAAAGARVEVRGTADPADGEGAPRGVLAALVAVLALIALVELLTLIGTGVRDRVRDLLALRAIGLTPRQIGAVVVTSAALTTLAAALLGTAAGAALGHRLVDAEAAATGLGAGVARLPDPAVLAALVLAVTATGALAALPPAVRTARRRLVDSAGETL
- a CDS encoding lamin tail domain-containing protein, whose product is MPLALSAVPALLLGALTAAPAHAAPVDDIRVNEVVTTGSVEDSIELYNKGTATVDVSGWILKDDNNGSRYTIPSGTTLAPGAFRAFDVHARFGLGSSDKARLYLADGSTLVDSHSWTSHSAPSWSRCPDGTGAFRAAAVTLGTANGCDGTGGGTEAAWPGGSTVATADAANVFGGDLSGLHQDGDVLWAAQNSGRLWRLVRDGSGGWTPDTSAGWTSGKTVRFPGGSGAPDAEGVTVTGAGAAAGVYVASERNGDASGTSRLSVLRYDVSGTGSSLTAVREWNLTASLPATGSNLGFEGIAWVPDTALTAAGFKDAATGAPYDPAGYGAHGGGVFFVGVEGTGAVHGYVLQDGGAFTRVATVATGLEGVMELQWEPQASRLWAVCDNTCGGRHRTLKVDATGAFAVSATYARPAGMPDYNNEGFALAGAAECVAGGKPVYWSDDSNTGGHALRRGTVSC
- a CDS encoding ABC transporter ATP-binding protein, yielding MTGGPGAPPGSIVHAEGLTKTHRGDRAPVHAVRGVDLTVREGEFVAVTGPSGAGKSTLLHLVGGLERPDTGRLWIGGERVDAYGEARWAVLRRRSVGVVFQFFNLVSHLTVADNVELPALLAGATPRAARASRAELLAELGLQGRENALPAALSGGEQQRVALARALVNQPALLLADEPAGSLDSKGTRDVLRLLARFHARGQTILMVTHDARMASAADRVISFFDGRIADDAPLGDPAPARPGVTGVLDLED
- a CDS encoding amphi-Trp domain-containing protein; translation: MKDFKFERKRSLSRQEAADQLTALADALRAGGEAELELSGGVLNLRIPDELRGEIELSVEGGEVELEVELKWPVAGAAGKKSSAGKPVVAKPAVTKAVAKKAAKKAAKKVARKAPDEKPSAKKVAAKKATAKKATAKKAAAEKAPSAEQAAPAGKAAKNAPGNGAEKGPAKKPSATRATAKPAKPGKSAKPGKAPAKRS
- a CDS encoding ABC transporter substrate-binding protein — its product is MGWVRSVARGVLAVAVLLAGCAGGAPPSGAGPSGGRGALTFVTAGDLTDYLGPLVAEWNARRPAERVTLVELPDSADETRAQMLSELRSGSSRFDVLNIDVAWTSEFAAAGLVAPLERERFDLAAFLPPVVETATFRGRLYAVPYVTNAGLLYYRKDVLDAAGERPPRTWAELARLARTLAPRHGLGGYAGQFLPYEGLTVNVTEAIQSAGGTVLREEGARVGVDSDAARAALTFLADGVREGWIPREALRFTEEESRSAFEEGRLLFLRNWPYVYADAGRPGSKVAGRFEAAPLPGPYGPGTSVLGGSNLAVSARSRHPATAADFLAYLTSERVQRQVLTRGSLPPVRASLYTDPELVAAHPYLPILRESVLAAVPRPKSARYDQVSLAVQAVAQDVLALRTSPEEGVRRLTRELAAIPPLPAR
- a CDS encoding ABC transporter substrate-binding protein → MRRPSLTTLRAAGALSATLALALTATACGSTDDSASGGELSGTTVTVAGVWTGSEQKNFKKVLDAFGAKTGAKTVFVPSGDNVSTFVGSKIEGGNAPDVVLVPQVGVLQQFAEAGWLKPLSEKAASTAAGNLAPVWKNYGTVDGTFYGLYFKAAHKSTVWYAPDALEQAGVTEPKSWEELLAAGRTLADSGRPAFAVAGEDGWTLTDWFENVYLSQAGPEKYDRLARHELKWTDPSVVTALTTLAEVFKDERLVAGGAAEALRTDFPGSVEKVFGPEPKAALVYEGDFVGGVAKDEFGRKPGEDAKFFPFPPVGSGKAPVVSGGDAAVVLKDAKNADAGMRFLEYLATPEAAAVWAGAGGFLSPNKDVKPEAYADDTARATAASLVAAGDDVRFDMSDQAPAAFGGTKGAGEWKLLQDFLRDPSDPARTAAALEAAAAKAYGN
- a CDS encoding ADP-ribosylglycohydrolase family protein; this encodes MTETPTAVRDALHGLAFGDAFGDRWFRILRRDGDAPLRARTLPSEEQWRWSDDTAQALVLVRELADGDGTVDQDRLAHALAAAYAGDTHRGYGASMHDVLRRIGAGEPWREVVAGQFDGQGSWGNGAAMRVAPLGAWHAADLDTAAEQAARQAVVSHHHPEAVAGAVAVALAAALATRSRGGPAPTRPDLLHAVAAHLPESDVRSGVRIAARMPAHTSVRHAAEVLGSGYRMSGPDTVPYALWCAAGHLDDLHEGLWTTVAGRGDIDTTCAIAGGVIAARTGVAALPAAWHASREPLPDAL